One window of the Manihot esculenta cultivar AM560-2 chromosome 14, M.esculenta_v8, whole genome shotgun sequence genome contains the following:
- the LOC110630893 gene encoding two-component response regulator ARR6 — protein MATAGEVLRRSLPEEVGVSNGSSSVSDELHVLAVDDSHVDRKVIERLLKISSCKVTTVDSGTRALQYLGLDGEKKSVGFNDLKVNLIMTDYSMPGMTGYELLKKIKESSAFREIPVVIMSSENILARIDRCLEEGAEEFIVKPVKLSDVKRLKDFIMRGEGEEKGKTKIQKRKMEDDDIFSFSSQLPSSDSEVSSEQQSSTQTSTLYMSKRLKFLKTD, from the exons ATGGCGACTGCCGGTGAGGTTTTGAGGCGGAGTTTGCCGGAGGAGGTTGGAGTTTCTAATGGGTCATCTTCGGTTTCTGATGAACTTCATGTTCTTGCTGTGGATGATAGCCATGTCGATCGGAAGGTTATTGAGCGGTTGCTTAAAATTTCATCCTGTAAAG TTACGACTGTTGATAGTGGGACTAGAGCCCTGCAGTATCTTGGATTGGATGGAGAGAAGAAATCTGTTGGGTTCAAT GACTTGAAAGTGAATCTTATAATGACGGATTACTCCATGCCGGGAATGACAGGATATGAACTGCTCAAAAAGATCAAG GAATCATCAGCTTTCAGAGAGATCCCTGTAGTGATCATGTCATCTGAGAACATTTTAGCTCGAATTGACCG GTGTTTGGAAGAAGGAGCAGAGGAATTCATAGTAAAACCAGTAAAACTATCAGATGTGAAACGGCTGAAAGATTTCATAATGAGAGGAGAGGGAGAGGAAAAGGGAAAGACAAAGATTCAGAAGAGAAAGATGGAAGACGATGATATCTTCTCATTTTCTTCTCAGTTGCCTTCTTCCGATTCAGAAGTGTCATCGGAACAACAGTCATCGACACAAACATCCACCTTGTACATGTCTAAAAGACTTAAATTTCTGAAGACAGACTAA
- the LOC110630889 gene encoding formin-like protein 8, whose product MIQPWPCRSLLLSLFFFSSVLSLSSVKQYPSQNSAISTETLSSIQNLATPVPPPPPPPLPPSPSNRKFVIAVVATATITLIIAAIIFFFCCKYCRCQQKNKIDTRFQRDDIVTSEDFREFGKKVKGLVVDENGREVVYVKDAGHRKLKSKFSKILFNPSYEEEEEEEMRGDATVKRTRKYKPPEVKDSHGKDEIESVPPKPPSPAIVPSIISSALPSPLAAVLPPPPPPPPPPPPLPQPPPPPPPPPLLPPPIKKHSIPPPPPPRVVGLVSSLRPPPAPRGTLNNKNAAQASTKGCSKATSTDQMKLKPLHWDKVVANADHSMVWNEIIDGSLRFDDEQIETLFGYTTSNRQTPRENEVSSKISSSSPAPTAQIFILEPRKSQNKAIVLKSLAISRKEILDALLEGHGLTTDILEKLARIAPTHEEELKILQFRGNPTKLADAESFLYYILEAVPSAFLRINSMLFRSNYDAEILHLKESLQTLELGCKALRTRGLFLKLLEAILKAGNRMNAGTARGNAQGFNLTALRKLSDIKSTDGKTTLLHFVVEQVVRSEGKRQVLNRNRSDLDTDTRAAAAEREKECVLLGLQAMEELRIEFSNVKKAATIEYNSFINTCSSLTSRVTEIRLLITRCSNGEDGGFVKEMKGFLEDCEEELQVVTEEQTRILELVKRTTEYYQAGDSKHDRIDLQLFVIVKDFLDMVDQVCVDISQKTQKKNLAANSGSASPPLLPVRTPLKFPDFRLHLISDSSRSPSSSESDDDF is encoded by the exons ATGATTCAGCCATGGCCATGCCGATCTCTTCTCTTGTCGCTGTTCTTTTTCTCCTCTGTTCTATCCCTTTCTTCTGTCAAGCAATACCCATCACAGAACTCTGCAATTTCTACTGAAACGCTCTCTTCCATTCAAAATCTTGCGACGCCAGTGCCTCCACCGCCACCACCACCACTTCCTCCATCGCCATCGAATCGAAAATTTGTGATAGCTGTAGTTGCCACAGCTACAATCACTCTTATCATTGCAGCTATCATATTCTTTTTCTGCTGTAAGTACTGTAGATGccagcagaaaaataaaattgacaCAAGATTCCAACGAGATGACATTGTGACTTCTGAAGACTTCAGAGAATTTGGTAAAAAAGTGAAGGGattggttgttgatgaaaatggAAGAGAGGTTGTTTATGTCAAAGATGCAGGACACAGAAAACTTAAATCTAAGTTCTCAAAGATTTTGTTCAATCCTAgctatgaagaagaagaagaagaagaaatgagGGGAGATGCGACAGTAAAGAGAACAAGAAAATATAAGCCTCCAGAAGTGAAAGATAGTCATGGGAAGGACGAGATAGAATCAGTTCCACCAAAGCCACCATCTCCGGCAATAGTTCCTTCTATTATAAGTTCAGCACTACCATCACCACTAGCAGCAGTACTgccgccgccgccgccgccgccaCCCCCACCTCCTCCTCTTCCACAACCCCCACCCCCACCCCCACCTCCTCCTCTACTACCACCACCAATAAAGAAACATTCAATACCACCACCTCCCCCACCTAGGGTTGTTGGTTTGGTTTCATCACTGAGACCGCCACCGGCACCAAGAGGGACTCTAAACAACAAAAATGCAGCACAGGCTTCCACAAAAGGATGCTCAAAAGCGACTAGCACTGACCAAATGAAGCTAAAGCCATTACACTGGGATAAAGTTGTAGCTAATGCTGATCATTCAATGGTTTGGAATGAGATCATCGATGGCTCTCTCAG ATTTGATGATGAGCAAATAGAAACTCTTTTTGGATACACAACTTCCAACCGCCAAACCCCTAGAGAAAATGAGGTCTCATCGAAGATAAGCAGTTCAAGCCCTGCCCCCACAGCTCAAATTTTCATCCTTGAGCCCCGGAAGTCCCAGAACAAGGCAATTGTACTCAAATCATTAGCAATTTCTCGCAAAGAAATCCTAGATGCGCTTCTGGAGGGCCATGGTCTTACCACTGATATCCTTGAAAAGCTTGCCAGAATTGCTCCAACCCACGAAGAAGAACTCAAAATCCTCCAGTTCAGAGGCAACCCGACTAAACTTGCAGATGCTGAATCATTCCTTTACTATATCCTGGAAGCTGTCCCCTCAGCATTCCTCAGGATCAACTCAATGCTATTCAGGTCAAATTATGATGCAGAGATTCTTCATCTCAAGGAATCCTTACAAACGCTTGAATTGGGATGCAAGGCCCTTCGAACTCGAGGCCTCTTCTTAAAACTTCTTGAAGCCATTCTCAAGGCTGGCAATAGGATGAATGCTGGGACAGCCAGAGGGAATGCTCAAGGTTTCAACCTTACTGCTCTTAGAAAGCTGTCTGATATTAAAAGCACCGATGGGAAGACTACTTTGCTTCATTTTGTGGTGGAACAAGTAGTTCGATCAGAAGGTAAACGACAAGTGCTCAATCGAAACAGAAGCGATTTAGACACAGATACCAGGGCGGCAGCagcagaaagagagaaagagtgtGTGCTGCTAGGATTACAAGCAATGGAGGAGCTGAGAATTGAATTCTCCAATGTAAAGAAAGCTGCCACCATAGAATATAATAGTTTTATCAACACATGTTCCTCTCTTACATCTCGTGTCACAGAAATTAGGCTGCTGATTACACGCTGCAGCAATGGTGAGGATGGTGGTTTTGTGAAAGAAATGAAAGGATTTTTAGAGGATTGCGAAGAGGAGCTTCAGGTGGTGACAGAGGAACAAACAAGAATTTTGGAGCTTGTGAAGAGAACAACAGAGTACTACCAAGCAGGAGATTCCAAGCACGACAGAATAGACCTTCAACTATTTGTCATAGTGAAAGATTTTCTTGACATGGTTGATCAAGTCTGTGTGGACATTTCTCAAAAGACACAGAAGAAGAATTTGGCAGCAAATTCTGGTTCAGCATCACCACCACTACTACCAGTGAGGACTCCTCTGAAATTCCCAGACTTCCGTTTGCATTTAATATCAGATTCATCAAGGTCTCCATCTTCTAGTGAATCAGATGATGATTTCTGA